In Candidatus Synechococcus calcipolaris G9, a genomic segment contains:
- a CDS encoding YebC/PmpR family DNA-binding transcriptional regulator, with translation MAGHSKWANIKRQKARVDAQKGKVFARLSRAIIMAARHGGADPSANFQLRGAIDKAKAAGIPNDNIDRAIAKGSGTLAGDGQDLEEIRYEGYGPSGVAVLMEALTDNRNRTAADIRAAFNKHGGNLGETGCVGWMFEPWGVVTLTAPEDEEAFLATLLEVDAETYEVIDTEEGAIAEVRCGVTALEALSDALTSQGYEIQDTENRWIPLNTVEITDIESGRRLLKLMDALAELDDLETVAANFSLSDPVLAALYP, from the coding sequence ATGGCTGGACATAGTAAGTGGGCAAATATTAAACGACAAAAGGCCCGGGTAGATGCTCAAAAAGGAAAGGTCTTTGCGCGGTTATCTCGGGCAATTATTATGGCCGCTCGCCACGGCGGGGCAGATCCATCCGCTAATTTTCAATTACGGGGCGCAATTGATAAGGCTAAGGCGGCGGGGATTCCCAATGACAATATTGACCGAGCGATCGCCAAGGGGTCAGGAACCTTAGCTGGTGACGGTCAAGACCTGGAAGAAATTCGCTACGAAGGCTATGGCCCCAGTGGTGTGGCAGTTCTGATGGAAGCCCTGACCGACAATCGGAACCGTACCGCCGCCGATATTCGGGCTGCCTTTAATAAGCACGGAGGCAACCTCGGAGAAACGGGCTGTGTGGGCTGGATGTTTGAACCCTGGGGAGTGGTCACCTTGACGGCCCCGGAGGATGAAGAGGCCTTTTTAGCCACGCTCCTAGAAGTGGATGCAGAGACCTATGAAGTGATTGACACAGAAGAGGGGGCGATCGCCGAAGTCCGCTGTGGGGTTACCGCCCTAGAGGCCCTCAGTGATGCCCTTACCTCCCAAGGCTACGAGATTCAAGATACTGAAAACCGTTGGATTCCCCTCAATACCGTCGAAATTACTGACATCGAGAGTGGTCGCCGACTTCTCAAACTGATGGATGCATTGGCAGAATTAGACGATCTAGAAACCGTAGCTGCTAACTTTTCCCTAAGTGATCCAGTGCTCGCGGCCTTGTATCCCTAG
- the folP gene encoding dihydropteroate synthase, whose translation MIPYPLLLGDRPFVWGERTYLMGILNITPDSFSDGGEFYQIDAALTQANQLVVAGADILDVGGQSTRPGAIEISLQEELGRVIPVIQNLRPTLDCPISIDTTRSDVAIAAIAAGADIINDVSGGEADAAMFTTVAELGVPYILMHRRGTPETMQTLTHYDNVITELIRYFRERLEVATKAGIDCNRIILDPGIGFAKTAAQNIEIFQGLGELRQLGCPILVGPSRKSFIGHLLNQPDPKERVWGTAAACCGAIAQGVDILRVHDVSPMAQVCRVADALWRSDRRIGA comes from the coding sequence ATGATTCCTTATCCCCTTCTCCTTGGCGATCGCCCCTTTGTTTGGGGAGAGCGAACCTACCTAATGGGGATATTGAATATCACACCGGATAGTTTTAGTGATGGCGGTGAATTCTATCAAATTGACGCGGCCCTGACCCAGGCAAACCAATTAGTGGTAGCGGGGGCCGATATTTTAGACGTGGGGGGGCAGTCCACCCGACCAGGGGCGATAGAAATTTCTTTGCAGGAAGAACTAGGGCGGGTCATTCCAGTAATTCAGAACCTGCGTCCAACCCTAGATTGCCCCATTTCCATTGATACCACCCGCTCAGATGTGGCGATCGCGGCGATCGCGGCGGGGGCAGATATCATTAATGATGTTTCCGGGGGAGAAGCCGATGCCGCCATGTTCACCACCGTGGCAGAGTTGGGCGTGCCCTATATTCTTATGCATCGCCGGGGTACACCGGAAACTATGCAAACCCTAACCCACTACGACAATGTAATCACTGAGTTAATCCGCTACTTTAGGGAACGTTTAGAAGTCGCCACCAAAGCAGGAATTGACTGCAATCGCATTATTCTGGATCCCGGCATTGGTTTTGCCAAGACCGCTGCCCAAAACATTGAAATTTTCCAGGGCTTAGGGGAATTACGGCAACTGGGCTGCCCTATTTTAGTGGGCCCCTCACGGAAAAGCTTTATTGGCCATCTTCTCAACCAACCGGATCCCAAGGAACGGGTGTGGGGGACGGCAGCAGCCTGTTGCGGTGCGATCGCCCAGGGGGTAGATATTTTACGGGTGCATGACGTTTCCCCCATGGCCCAAGTGTGTCGGGTGGCCGATGCCCTGTGGCGCAGCGATCGCCGGATAGGAGCATAA
- a CDS encoding cytochrome c oxidase subunit II translates to MEQIPASIWTLTAGVVVTLISFWVGQNHGLFPEQASEQAPLVDNLFDIMMTIATALFLVVQGAIIYFVVRYRRRKGDEGDGIPVDGNLPLEAFWTAIPAAIVIFLGIYSVDIFLRMGGLNPGDHTSHTMGHKQGVAVVAQAPQGTTSDVPMLLAAKGDIDVGIGASPDVLGQQPDVAVKVTGMQYAWIFNYPNYGITAGELHIPVGKDVQLDLNASDVIHSFWVPQFRLKQDAIPGITTELRFKATKPGTYPVVCAELCGGYHGAMRTRVIAHTPEEFDEWLSQNQVASGPESTDFTPPSLVAAHLDATGINPQLLAQVQNEQAEAMPNDRHHHHSMH, encoded by the coding sequence ATGGAACAAATACCTGCTTCAATCTGGACTCTTACCGCTGGTGTTGTCGTCACCCTCATTAGTTTTTGGGTAGGGCAAAACCACGGACTTTTCCCGGAACAAGCCTCTGAACAAGCTCCCCTCGTTGATAACCTATTCGACATTATGATGACCATTGCCACCGCTTTATTTTTAGTGGTACAGGGAGCCATCATTTACTTTGTTGTTCGTTATCGCCGCCGCAAGGGAGATGAGGGGGATGGAATTCCAGTGGATGGTAATTTACCCCTAGAAGCCTTTTGGACAGCCATTCCTGCCGCCATTGTTATTTTTCTAGGAATCTACAGCGTCGATATTTTCCTACGGATGGGGGGACTCAATCCTGGGGATCACACCTCCCATACCATGGGCCACAAGCAGGGGGTCGCCGTTGTTGCCCAAGCTCCCCAAGGAACCACCTCCGATGTGCCGATGCTCTTGGCCGCCAAGGGGGATATTGATGTGGGCATTGGCGCCAGTCCCGATGTGTTGGGCCAGCAGCCCGATGTGGCCGTCAAGGTTACGGGAATGCAGTACGCCTGGATTTTTAATTACCCCAACTACGGCATTACCGCCGGAGAACTCCATATTCCCGTGGGGAAAGATGTGCAGCTTGATTTGAATGCGTCCGATGTAATTCATTCCTTCTGGGTTCCCCAGTTTCGCCTGAAACAGGATGCCATTCCTGGAATTACGACGGAATTGCGATTTAAGGCGACAAAACCCGGAACCTATCCCGTCGTTTGTGCAGAACTCTGTGGTGGCTACCATGGGGCGATGCGAACCCGCGTCATTGCCCATACCCCAGAAGAGTTTGATGAGTGGCTCAGTCAAAACCAAGTGGCTTCAGGGCCAGAATCGACGGATTTTACGCCCCCTAGCTTGGTAGCTGCTCACCTAGATGCCACCGGTATCAACCCCCAACTCTTGGCCCAAGTCCAGAATGAACAGGCAGAAGCCATGCCTAATGATCGGCATCATCACCACTCCATGCATTAA
- a CDS encoding serine/threonine protein kinase, translating into MTTTTLHSGSTLQGGKYRLDSLLSQGGFGVTYRATHTLLNQAVVLKTLNPQQQRPQDLQKFGQRFIQEAQRLAQFQHPHIVRVTDCFVEAGLPFIVMDYIPGQTLAALTRSGPLSEDVALHYIRQVGRALEMVHQNGLLHRDVKPDNIMLREGTDQVVLIDFGIAREFNLGVTETNTGLLSAGYAPIEQYLPRHQWSPATDIYALAATLYALLAGKAPVASVLRDRVPLEDLREFQPNVSDLTLGAINQGMAMEARQRPQSVSTWLDLLGPQGKGVSRPTVATVAVLPQHYHSLPATQNNQNNGSAGYSSGSTGWNPWYWLIGTAIIGSLLGAGLGFLVRNRPAQVFPATPDPTTEEQDFPQTLPTVTPRVRQNQPRIEPSPTTIPEVEITLPPVIPEEDPLPDIILEETPPLDPSTPASPSPSPKPEASPKSSPSPQLSPMPEVSPPVNVLPPSDPVPPSEPDTSGSSQ; encoded by the coding sequence ATGACCACTACCACGCTTCATTCTGGCAGCACCTTACAGGGAGGTAAATATCGTCTTGATAGCCTCCTGAGTCAAGGCGGGTTTGGCGTAACCTATCGGGCTACCCATACACTCTTGAACCAGGCCGTTGTTCTCAAGACCCTCAATCCCCAGCAACAACGCCCTCAAGATTTACAAAAGTTTGGTCAGCGATTTATCCAGGAAGCCCAACGCCTGGCCCAGTTCCAGCACCCCCATATTGTTCGCGTCACCGACTGTTTTGTGGAAGCGGGCCTACCCTTTATTGTTATGGACTACATTCCCGGACAAACCCTAGCGGCCCTAACCCGCAGTGGCCCCCTGAGTGAAGATGTGGCCTTACACTATATTCGTCAGGTGGGACGCGCCCTAGAAATGGTGCATCAAAATGGCTTACTCCATCGAGATGTAAAACCCGACAATATTATGTTGCGGGAAGGGACGGATCAAGTTGTCCTAATTGATTTTGGCATTGCTCGGGAATTTAATTTAGGGGTCACTGAAACCAATACGGGGTTACTCTCCGCTGGCTATGCCCCCATTGAGCAATACCTGCCCCGCCATCAATGGAGTCCAGCAACGGATATTTATGCCTTGGCGGCCACTCTCTATGCTCTTTTAGCGGGTAAAGCACCGGTGGCCTCTGTGTTACGGGATCGGGTTCCCCTAGAAGATCTGCGTGAATTTCAACCCAATGTCAGCGATCTCACCCTTGGGGCTATTAACCAAGGCATGGCCATGGAAGCGCGACAACGGCCCCAAAGCGTCTCCACATGGTTAGATCTATTAGGGCCCCAGGGAAAGGGAGTGTCCCGGCCGACGGTGGCAACAGTGGCAGTGTTACCCCAGCACTATCATTCCCTGCCAGCAACTCAAAATAATCAAAATAATGGGTCAGCCGGTTATTCCTCCGGTTCAACAGGTTGGAATCCTTGGTATTGGCTCATCGGCACCGCGATTATCGGCAGTCTTTTGGGGGCGGGTCTAGGCTTTTTAGTGCGAAATCGTCCAGCACAGGTTTTTCCGGCTACCCCTGACCCCACCACCGAGGAGCAGGATTTTCCACAAACCTTACCCACAGTCACCCCCCGAGTTCGCCAAAACCAACCCCGCATTGAACCGAGTCCCACGACTATCCCGGAGGTGGAGATTACGTTACCGCCGGTTATTCCGGAAGAGGATCCGCTGCCGGATATTATTTTAGAGGAGACACCGCCCCTCGATCCGTCCACCCCGGCCAGTCCCTCTCCCTCGCCCAAGCCGGAAGCCTCGCCCAAGTCAAGTCCAAGTCCCCAACTTTCACCGATGCCGGAGGTGAGTCCCCCTGTGAATGTTCTTCCTCCCAGTGATCCGGTTCCACCCTCAGAACCAGATACCAGTGGTAGTTCTCAGTAG
- the phoU gene encoding phosphate signaling complex protein PhoU, producing MVIRSQFEQQLQRVRADLLRIAALVEGSCSLAHEALIKRDLVAADKIAPRDEEIDRLYRQVTSDCMTILSLQAPVATDLRFLTSLLHISRDLERIGDYAVEIGQFSTKLFAHPPAPYLPRIETMFNRCQTMLAMSLTALTEMDTEAGQLLLERDDAVDADYESVYNSLCHQSYSPGTIEPNLLLLLTVRNLERIADHAANIGRRVNYIVTGEPLIISKP from the coding sequence ATGGTGATCCGCTCTCAATTTGAACAGCAACTCCAACGGGTTCGTGCCGATTTACTCCGTATTGCTGCCCTCGTTGAAGGTTCCTGTAGTTTAGCCCACGAAGCTCTGATTAAGCGGGATTTAGTTGCAGCGGATAAGATTGCCCCTAGGGATGAGGAAATTGACCGTCTGTATCGACAAGTCACCAGCGATTGCATGACCATCCTGTCCCTTCAGGCCCCCGTTGCCACGGATCTGCGCTTTTTGACGAGTCTTTTGCATATCAGTCGGGACCTAGAGCGGATTGGCGATTATGCCGTTGAAATTGGCCAGTTTTCTACCAAACTCTTTGCCCACCCCCCCGCCCCCTATTTACCTCGGATTGAAACCATGTTCAATCGCTGTCAAACCATGCTGGCCATGAGCTTAACGGCCCTAACGGAGATGGATACTGAGGCAGGGCAATTACTTCTAGAGCGGGATGATGCGGTGGATGCGGACTACGAATCGGTGTACAACTCCCTGTGTCACCAAAGCTATAGCCCTGGAACCATTGAACCAAACCTACTACTGCTGCTGACCGTGCGGAATCTTGAGCGTATTGCCGACCATGCTGCCAATATTGGGCGACGGGTGAACTACATTGTTACAGGGGAACCCCTGATTATTTCCAAGCCATAG
- a CDS encoding NYN domain-containing protein, with product MKWLISPLAALVTGGAAAVINPGNALVAVGVSGVGAIAGASIAQTSKQKRPGETISSKYIDNIKNEFEQILKEEFKRLKTQTESESISFHRELKKVADSQQHVTTSVQDLAQGMQAVQTDLNKGKTEQQTTFLKSIDNIKNEFEQILKEEFKRLKTQTESESISFHRELKKVADSQQHVTTSVQDLAQGIQAVQTDLNKGKTEQQTTFSESIDNIKNELKQILKEGFDHLKQQTEPKPVSQFHDELKAAADSLEQHVTTSVQDLAQGIQAVQNELNKGKRIVQPQTAILYDIENFIFNKGKKINPKILEEKISFDEILKNIKDHVDIGDVIIQRAYANWMNQVLHPLKTEETEISVDCIQVYGANHEQKNAADIHLSLDAVDLLHQYPTINTYVIVSGDGGFGSLALKLRDYGKTVIGCAYHGSASASLQKVCHHFVLIENPFLESDTSPPRIITKPPIITRPPIITEPPKSKLSKFNQPLQKKINIIQYENPTNPSKIKENELAKIAEIFQCYMDMPEYSAKLVTGIDISLVKEAINFFIPDLEPLRYQAIKFSDVIRYTCQNIKKELYLANAIQGYSCSSTAILCFKDRIPEGFKTNEYTPVFVHQEWIYYRLFPGKLAGFPVLQVVADWAVTQRPKNMLVAQAVKSIIQQPKPVERKYGKLAIRRAINNYASAKLLIIQINKDQHIMTINLKIKTADDMIKALKAHVHEVLEKRLTLIGEKIDEHIFQQLFEYHISEFNNAENMNTTTSE from the coding sequence ATGAAGTGGCTTATTTCTCCTCTAGCTGCCCTTGTCACTGGTGGTGCAGCGGCCGTTATAAATCCAGGTAATGCTTTGGTTGCAGTGGGGGTTAGTGGTGTTGGCGCGATCGCCGGAGCATCTATTGCCCAAACAAGCAAGCAAAAGAGACCGGGAGAGACGATCTCCTCTAAATATATTGACAATATCAAAAATGAATTCGAACAGATATTAAAAGAAGAATTCAAGCGTCTAAAAACACAAACTGAATCAGAATCTATATCGTTCCACCGCGAACTGAAGAAGGTTGCTGATTCCCAACAACACGTTACTACTTCAGTTCAGGATTTAGCGCAAGGGATGCAAGCAGTTCAAACTGATCTTAACAAGGGTAAGACAGAGCAACAAACGACCTTCCTCAAATCTATCGACAATATCAAAAATGAATTTGAACAGATATTAAAAGAAGAATTCAAGCGTCTAAAAACACAAACTGAATCAGAATCTATATCGTTCCACCGCGAACTGAAGAAGGTTGCTGATTCCCAACAACACGTTACTACTTCAGTTCAGGATTTAGCGCAAGGGATACAAGCAGTTCAAACCGATCTTAACAAGGGTAAGACAGAGCAACAAACGACCTTCTCCGAATCTATCGACAACATTAAAAATGAACTTAAACAGATACTAAAGGAAGGGTTCGATCATCTAAAACAGCAAACTGAACCAAAACCTGTATCGCAATTCCATGACGAACTAAAGGCGGCTGCCGACTCCCTTGAACAACACGTTACTACTTCAGTTCAGGATTTAGCCCAAGGCATACAAGCAGTTCAAAACGAACTTAATAAAGGTAAGAGGATCGTCCAGCCCCAAACGGCTATTTTGTATGACATTGAGAATTTTATTTTTAACAAGGGCAAAAAAATAAATCCCAAGATATTGGAAGAAAAAATTTCCTTTGACGAAATTCTGAAAAATATTAAAGATCATGTTGATATTGGGGATGTGATTATTCAGCGAGCCTATGCTAATTGGATGAATCAGGTTTTGCACCCCTTGAAAACAGAAGAGACTGAGATTAGCGTTGATTGTATCCAAGTGTATGGGGCTAATCATGAACAGAAAAATGCAGCAGATATTCATCTATCCCTTGATGCAGTGGATTTACTTCATCAATATCCAACCATTAATACCTACGTCATTGTTTCTGGAGATGGGGGATTTGGCTCCTTAGCCTTAAAGCTACGAGACTATGGTAAAACAGTGATTGGCTGTGCCTACCATGGTTCCGCAAGTGCAAGCTTGCAAAAAGTTTGTCATCATTTTGTTTTAATTGAAAATCCATTTTTAGAGAGCGATACTAGTCCTCCTCGTATTATTACTAAACCACCCATTATTACTAGACCACCCATTATTACTGAACCACCCAAATCCAAACTCAGTAAATTTAATCAGCCCTTGCAGAAAAAAATTAATATCATTCAATACGAGAATCCAACCAACCCTTCTAAGATCAAAGAAAATGAGCTTGCCAAAATTGCAGAGATATTCCAATGCTATATGGATATGCCTGAATATAGCGCTAAACTAGTGACAGGGATAGATATAAGCTTAGTTAAAGAAGCTATTAATTTTTTTATTCCCGATTTAGAGCCATTGAGATACCAAGCCATTAAGTTTTCTGATGTCATAAGATATACTTGTCAAAACATTAAAAAAGAGCTATATTTGGCAAATGCTATACAGGGATATTCATGTTCTTCTACCGCAATTCTGTGTTTCAAAGATCGAATTCCTGAGGGCTTCAAAACTAATGAGTATACGCCCGTTTTTGTTCATCAAGAATGGATCTACTATCGACTTTTTCCGGGAAAATTAGCTGGATTTCCAGTGCTTCAAGTTGTTGCTGACTGGGCCGTCACTCAACGACCTAAAAATATGCTTGTAGCTCAAGCAGTAAAGAGCATCATTCAACAACCTAAGCCAGTCGAACGTAAATACGGAAAACTTGCTATTCGACGGGCAATTAATAACTATGCATCAGCAAAGTTACTGATAATTCAAATCAACAAAGATCAGCATATTATGACAATTAACTTAAAAATTAAAACTGCCGATGATATGATCAAGGCACTAAAAGCACATGTACATGAAGTTTTAGAGAAACGTTTGACACTCATTGGTGAAAAAATAGATGAACATATTTTTCAGCAACTCTTTGAATATCACATATCAGAATTTAATAATGCAGAAAATATGAATACAACCACTTCTGAGTAA
- the ctaD gene encoding cytochrome c oxidase subunit I — translation MAQAQLLDKPFQEPPEHPKAWKWYDYFTFNVDHKVIGIQYLVTAFIFYLIGGLMAVAMRTELATAESDFIDPNLYNAFLTNHGTIMIFLWIVPAAIGGFGNYLVPLMVGARDMAFPRLNALAFWLNPPAGALLLGSFFFGGAQAGWTSYPPLSTITANTAQSMWILAIVFVGTSSIMGSVNFIVTIWKMKIPSMRWDQLPLFCWATLATSLLALVSTPVLAAGLILLLFDINFGTSFFKPDAGGNVVIYQHLFWFYSHPAVYLMILPIFGIMSEVIPVQARKPIFGYWAIAYSSLAICLVGLFVWVHHMFTSGTPPWMRMFFTISTLIVAVPTGVKIFSWVATLWGGKIRLNSAMLFSVGLLSMFVIGGLSGVTLGTPPVDIHVHDTYYVVAHFHYVLFGGSVFGLYAGIYHWFPKMTGRMLNEPLGITHFVLTLIGTNLTFLPMHELGLKGMPRRVAMYDPQFEAVNVICTIGAFVLAFSIIPFLINVIWSWNKGKKAGDNPWGGLSLEWTTSSPPLIENWEVLPIVTKGPYDFGMEQRAVMERKEDEEEYEYDDDEDEYEDEDDL, via the coding sequence ATGGCGCAAGCACAACTCCTGGATAAGCCCTTTCAAGAACCACCGGAACATCCTAAGGCCTGGAAGTGGTACGACTATTTCACCTTCAATGTGGATCACAAGGTGATTGGGATTCAGTACCTCGTCACCGCCTTCATTTTTTATTTGATTGGTGGCCTAATGGCGGTGGCCATGCGCACCGAGTTGGCAACGGCGGAGTCGGACTTCATTGATCCCAACCTCTACAATGCCTTCTTGACCAACCACGGCACGATTATGATTTTCCTCTGGATTGTGCCAGCGGCGATCGGTGGATTTGGTAACTATTTAGTGCCGCTGATGGTGGGGGCGCGGGATATGGCTTTCCCCCGGTTGAATGCCCTAGCTTTTTGGTTGAATCCGCCGGCGGGGGCCCTACTGCTCGGTAGTTTCTTTTTTGGTGGAGCCCAGGCCGGTTGGACATCCTACCCGCCCCTGAGCACGATCACCGCCAACACGGCCCAGAGTATGTGGATCCTGGCGATCGTCTTTGTGGGCACGTCTTCGATTATGGGATCGGTGAACTTCATTGTCACCATCTGGAAAATGAAAATTCCCAGTATGCGGTGGGATCAGTTGCCACTATTTTGCTGGGCGACCTTGGCGACCTCATTACTGGCGTTGGTGTCTACCCCAGTGTTGGCGGCGGGCTTGATTCTACTACTGTTTGATATTAATTTTGGCACGTCGTTCTTTAAGCCGGATGCCGGTGGCAATGTGGTGATTTACCAGCATTTGTTTTGGTTTTATTCCCACCCCGCCGTCTACCTGATGATTTTGCCCATCTTTGGCATTATGTCGGAGGTGATTCCGGTGCAGGCCCGTAAACCTATTTTTGGCTACTGGGCGATCGCCTACTCCAGTTTAGCCATCTGCCTAGTGGGCCTATTTGTATGGGTGCATCACATGTTTACCAGTGGTACGCCTCCCTGGATGCGGATGTTCTTCACCATTTCCACCCTGATTGTGGCGGTTCCCACGGGCGTAAAAATCTTTAGTTGGGTGGCAACATTATGGGGGGGCAAGATTCGCCTGAATAGTGCCATGCTCTTTTCCGTTGGACTCCTCTCCATGTTTGTGATAGGGGGGTTAAGTGGAGTCACCCTAGGGACACCACCGGTGGATATCCATGTTCACGATACCTACTACGTTGTCGCCCACTTCCATTACGTTCTCTTTGGTGGTTCCGTATTTGGCTTATACGCGGGCATCTATCACTGGTTCCCGAAAATGACCGGACGAATGCTGAATGAACCCCTGGGCATTACCCACTTTGTCCTCACCTTGATCGGTACCAATCTCACCTTTTTACCCATGCATGAATTGGGCCTCAAGGGGATGCCACGACGGGTGGCCATGTATGATCCCCAGTTTGAAGCAGTGAACGTGATCTGTACCATTGGTGCCTTTGTCCTCGCCTTCTCCATTATTCCCTTCCTGATTAATGTGATCTGGAGTTGGAATAAGGGCAAAAAAGCTGGAGACAATCCTTGGGGCGGCCTCAGCCTAGAATGGACCACCAGTTCTCCCCCCTTGATTGAAAATTGGGAGGTGTTGCCCATTGTCACGAAGGGGCCCTATGACTTTGGCATGGAACAACGGGCTGTCATGGAGCGAAAAGAGGATGAAGAAGAGTACGAGTATGACGATGACGAGGATGAGTATGAGGACGAGGATGACCTTTAG
- a CDS encoding cytochrome c oxidase subunit 3, with protein sequence MDGSVIDTAAPLGEVLSPAEEAHHEEHPDFRVLGLLVFLISESLMFGGLFVTYIFLRGLNEQWPPEGTEIELLLPTINTIILVSSSFVIHYGDVAIKNDDVKGMRKWYWITAAMGAIFLLGQAYEYLTLGYGLKTNIFSNCFYIMTGFHGLHVFIGLLLILGVLWRSRRPGHYSHQKHTGVAMAEIYWHFVDVIWIVLFALLYLLTIFG encoded by the coding sequence ATGGACGGATCTGTTATTGACACTGCTGCACCCCTTGGGGAGGTTCTATCCCCCGCCGAGGAAGCTCACCACGAAGAACATCCAGATTTTCGGGTCTTGGGTTTATTGGTGTTCCTGATTTCTGAATCCCTCATGTTTGGTGGGTTATTTGTCACCTATATTTTCCTGCGGGGCTTAAACGAACAATGGCCCCCAGAAGGTACGGAAATTGAGTTACTTCTGCCCACCATTAACACGATTATTCTGGTTTCCAGTAGTTTTGTGATTCACTATGGCGATGTGGCCATTAAGAACGACGATGTAAAGGGAATGCGGAAATGGTATTGGATTACGGCCGCCATGGGAGCTATCTTCCTGTTGGGGCAGGCCTATGAATATCTCACCCTGGGGTATGGCCTAAAAACCAATATTTTTTCCAACTGCTTTTATATCATGACCGGATTCCATGGACTGCACGTGTTCATTGGTCTCCTATTGATTTTGGGTGTGTTATGGCGATCGCGCCGTCCGGGGCATTACTCCCACCAAAAACATACCGGCGTTGCCATGGCGGAGATCTATTGGCACTTTGTGGATGTGATCTGGATTGTTTTATTTGCCCTGCTCTACCTCTTAACCATTTTTGGCTAG
- a CDS encoding efflux RND transporter periplasmic adaptor subunit yields the protein MATYLPFAGKESRPWRSLLGALLIAGLIGGGSYLYVRQQGSDVDLDRYTVVVESAENLVARVGATGTIVPVQTVNISPKNAGELVELYVEQGDVVTAGEVIARMDSRDAQAQLAQAQANLVDAMARLDRTVAGNRSQEVDQAQAQVRAAEVRVRLSTERVRRYTMLADEGAIPRDQLDELVAENDGAIANLNEAKKRLELQKEGSRQEDIRQAQAVVASAQAQVDNARVNLDNTVIRAPFDGIITQKYANPGAFVTPTTSASTTTSATSSSIVAIAQGLEVLAEIPEVDIGQVRQNQEVEIIADAYPGETFTGRVRLVAPEAVVEQNVTFFQVRVSILSGLEKLRSGMNVNLDFLGSRLDNALLMPTVAISVEKGQTGVYLPGPDNKPVFRPITIGSSWQDQTQVIEGIQPGERVFIDFPEKLRPKLDEN from the coding sequence ATGGCAACCTATCTGCCGTTTGCGGGTAAAGAATCAAGACCTTGGCGATCGCTCTTGGGGGCCCTGTTGATTGCCGGTCTTATTGGCGGCGGCAGCTATCTTTATGTGCGCCAGCAAGGGTCTGATGTTGATTTAGACCGCTATACCGTGGTGGTGGAATCCGCCGAGAATTTGGTGGCGCGGGTTGGGGCAACGGGGACAATTGTGCCGGTGCAAACGGTAAATATTAGTCCCAAGAATGCCGGGGAGCTAGTGGAACTCTACGTTGAGCAGGGGGATGTGGTCACCGCTGGCGAAGTCATTGCCCGGATGGATAGCCGCGATGCCCAGGCCCAACTGGCCCAGGCCCAAGCCAATTTAGTGGATGCCATGGCCCGCCTAGATCGAACAGTAGCGGGTAATCGCAGCCAAGAGGTAGACCAGGCCCAGGCCCAAGTTCGGGCCGCTGAAGTGCGGGTGCGTCTGAGTACGGAACGGGTACGTCGTTATACCATGCTGGCCGATGAAGGGGCGATTCCCCGGGATCAACTGGATGAACTGGTGGCTGAAAATGATGGGGCGATCGCCAACCTAAATGAAGCGAAGAAGCGACTAGAACTACAAAAAGAAGGATCCCGCCAGGAAGATATTCGTCAAGCCCAGGCCGTTGTCGCCTCCGCCCAAGCCCAAGTGGATAATGCCCGCGTCAATCTAGATAACACGGTGATCCGCGCCCCCTTTGATGGGATTATTACCCAGAAATATGCCAACCCCGGCGCATTTGTCACGCCGACCACCTCTGCTTCGACAACCACCTCCGCCACATCCAGTTCCATTGTGGCCATTGCCCAGGGCTTAGAGGTTCTGGCGGAAATTCCCGAGGTGGATATTGGCCAAGTGCGTCAAAACCAAGAGGTGGAAATTATTGCCGATGCCTACCCTGGGGAAACCTTTACCGGTCGGGTTCGCTTGGTTGCCCCTGAGGCTGTGGTTGAGCAAAATGTGACCTTTTTCCAGGTGCGGGTTTCCATCCTTTCCGGCCTAGAAAAACTGCGATCGGGGATGAATGTCAACCTGGATTTTCTCGGCAGCCGCTTAGATAATGCCCTCTTGATGCCCACGGTGGCCATCTCCGTAGAAAAGGGACAAACTGGCGTTTATCTCCCGGGCCCCGATAACAAACCCGTCTTTCGGCCAATTACGATTGGTAGTAGCTGGCAAGATCAAACCCAGGTCATTGAGGGAATTCAGCCAGGGGAACGGGTATTTATTGATTTTCCTGAGAAGTTGCGCCCGAAACTAGATGAAAACTAA